The following coding sequences are from one Azospirillum humicireducens window:
- a CDS encoding ABC transporter substrate-binding protein, whose amino-acid sequence EAGYPNGFEAEMIGRNSTNFIRGMQFVQQQLAQVGVKLTVTPLESGVEASRVWSVEKPEDATVQMQYSGWSASTGDADWGLRPLLWGKGFPPKFFNVAYYKNDTVDAAIETGIGTADTAKRAEAYRVAQEQIWKDAPWIFLGVENLLAGKSKKLTGFYYVADGGLQMEEADLQ is encoded by the coding sequence CGAGGCCGGCTATCCGAACGGCTTCGAGGCCGAGATGATCGGCCGCAACAGCACCAACTTCATCCGCGGCATGCAGTTCGTGCAGCAGCAGCTGGCCCAGGTCGGCGTCAAGCTGACCGTCACCCCGCTCGAATCCGGTGTCGAGGCTTCCCGTGTCTGGAGCGTCGAGAAGCCGGAGGATGCCACGGTGCAGATGCAGTACAGCGGCTGGTCGGCTTCGACCGGTGATGCCGACTGGGGCCTGCGTCCGCTGCTGTGGGGCAAGGGCTTCCCGCCGAAGTTCTTCAACGTGGCGTACTACAAGAACGACACGGTCGACGCCGCGATCGAGACCGGGATCGGCACCGCCGACACCGCCAAGCGCGCCGAGGCCTACCGCGTCGCCCAGGAGCAGATCTGGAAGGATGCGCCCTGGATCTTCCTCGGCGTCGAGAATCTGCTGGCCGGCAAGTCGAAGAAGCTGACCGGCTTCTACTATGTCGCCGACGGCGGCCTGCAGATGGAAGAGGCCGATCTGCAGTGA